In one window of Kitasatospora sp. MMS16-BH015 DNA:
- a CDS encoding ABC transporter ATP-binding protein gives MAAAPPDNDVLWARGIVKSHDGTPALRGVSIGVRDGEVLAITGPRGSGKSTLLGCLSALLPVDEGEVWFNSAPVHTLGRAGRERLRRDRFGFVGSEPHLVPELTARENVALPLLLAGAGHKAAYAAAAEWLERLDVADCAGRRPAELVQSQRQRIAVARALAPLPPVVFADDPTAPLHREAQDQVLRILASAARSHQLTLVLATHNPELARYADRTVALVDGRLAAPATPVTRGATAVTAAR, from the coding sequence ATGGCCGCGGCCCCGCCTGACAACGACGTGCTGTGGGCACGGGGGATCGTCAAGTCACACGACGGCACCCCGGCCCTGCGTGGCGTCTCGATCGGTGTCCGGGACGGCGAGGTGCTCGCCATCACCGGCCCGCGCGGCTCCGGGAAGAGCACCCTGCTCGGCTGCCTCTCCGCGCTGCTCCCGGTGGACGAGGGCGAGGTCTGGTTCAACAGCGCCCCCGTGCACACCCTCGGCCGGGCCGGGCGCGAGCGCCTGCGGCGCGACCGCTTCGGCTTCGTCGGCTCCGAGCCGCACCTGGTGCCGGAGCTGACCGCCCGGGAGAACGTCGCGCTGCCCCTGCTGCTCGCCGGGGCCGGCCACAAGGCCGCCTACGCCGCCGCCGCGGAGTGGCTGGAGCGGCTCGACGTGGCCGACTGCGCCGGCCGCCGCCCCGCCGAGCTGGTCCAGAGCCAGCGCCAGCGGATCGCCGTCGCCCGCGCCCTCGCCCCGCTCCCCCCGGTCGTCTTCGCCGACGACCCCACCGCCCCGCTCCACCGCGAGGCCCAGGACCAGGTGCTGCGGATACTGGCCAGCGCCGCCCGCTCCCACCAGCTCACCCTGGTCCTCGCCACCCACAACCCCGAGCTCGCCCGCTATGCCGACCGCACGGTCGCCCTGGTCGACGGCCGCCTCGCCGCCCCCGCCACCCCGGTCACCCGCGGCGCCACCGCCGTCACCGCAGCCCGATGA
- a CDS encoding aspartate aminotransferase family protein: MTADPAQKDLSKTAYDHLWMHFTRMSSYENSPVPTIVRGEGTYVWDDKGKKYLDGLAGLFVVQAGHGREELAEAAAKQAKELAFFPVWSYAHPKAVELAERLANYAPGDLNKVFFSTGGGEAVETAWKLAKQYFKLTGKPTKYKVISRAVAYHGTPQGALSITGLPGLKAPFEPLVPGTHKAPNTNIYRAPAYLAGPDGTVDPEAYGRWCADEIEQAILFEGADTVAAVFVEPVQNAGGCFPPPPGYFQRLREICDRHDVLLVSDEVICAFGRLGTMFGADKFGYVPDMITCAKGMTSGYSPIGATIISDRIAEPFYKGDNTFLHGYTFGGHPVSSAVALANLDIFEREGLNQHVLDNESKFLGTLDKLRDLPIVGDVRGNGYFYGIELVKDKVTKESFNDDEIERVLYGFLSKELYNNGLYCRADDRGDPVIQLAPPLISDQSTFDEIEQILRVTLTDAWAKI, encoded by the coding sequence ATGACAGCCGACCCGGCGCAGAAGGACCTTTCCAAGACCGCCTACGACCACCTGTGGATGCACTTCACCCGCATGTCGTCGTACGAGAACTCCCCCGTGCCGACCATCGTGCGCGGCGAGGGCACCTACGTCTGGGACGACAAGGGCAAGAAGTACCTGGACGGGCTCGCGGGCCTGTTCGTCGTCCAGGCCGGGCACGGCCGCGAGGAGCTGGCCGAGGCCGCCGCCAAGCAGGCCAAGGAGCTCGCCTTCTTCCCGGTGTGGAGCTACGCCCACCCGAAGGCCGTCGAGCTGGCCGAGCGCCTGGCGAACTACGCCCCGGGCGACCTCAACAAGGTCTTCTTCTCCACCGGTGGCGGCGAGGCCGTCGAGACCGCCTGGAAGCTGGCCAAGCAGTACTTCAAGCTGACCGGCAAGCCGACCAAGTACAAGGTCATCTCGCGCGCCGTCGCCTACCACGGCACCCCCCAGGGCGCCCTCTCCATCACCGGCCTGCCGGGCCTGAAGGCCCCGTTCGAGCCGCTGGTGCCGGGCACCCACAAGGCGCCGAACACCAACATCTACCGCGCCCCGGCGTACCTCGCGGGCCCCGACGGCACCGTCGACCCCGAGGCCTACGGCCGCTGGTGCGCCGACGAGATCGAGCAGGCGATCCTGTTCGAGGGCGCCGACACCGTCGCCGCCGTCTTCGTCGAGCCGGTGCAGAACGCCGGTGGCTGCTTCCCGCCGCCGCCCGGGTACTTCCAGCGCCTGCGCGAGATCTGCGACCGCCACGACGTGCTGCTCGTCTCGGACGAGGTCATCTGCGCCTTCGGCCGCCTGGGCACCATGTTCGGCGCCGACAAGTTCGGCTACGTGCCGGACATGATCACCTGCGCCAAGGGCATGACCTCGGGCTACTCCCCGATCGGCGCCACGATCATCTCGGACCGCATCGCCGAGCCGTTCTACAAGGGCGACAACACCTTCCTGCACGGCTACACCTTCGGCGGCCACCCGGTCTCCTCCGCGGTGGCGCTGGCCAACCTCGACATCTTCGAGCGCGAGGGCCTCAACCAGCACGTGCTCGACAACGAGTCGAAGTTCCTCGGCACGCTGGACAAGCTGCGCGACCTGCCGATCGTCGGCGACGTCCGCGGCAACGGGTACTTCTACGGCATCGAGCTCGTCAAGGACAAGGTCACCAAGGAGTCCTTCAACGACGACGAGATCGAGCGCGTGCTCTACGGCTTCCTCTCCAAGGAGCTGTACAACAACGGCCTGTACTGCCGCGCCGACGACCGTGGCGACCCGGTCATCCAGCTGGCCCCGCCGCTGATCTCCGACCAGTCGACCTTCGACGAGATCGAGCAGATCCTGCGGGTCACGCTGACCGACGCCTGGGCCAAGATCTGA
- a CDS encoding Lrp/AsnC family transcriptional regulator, with protein MANRDRNASVPLDAASKAIIEQLQEDGRRPYAAIGKAVGLSEAAVRQRVQKLLDQGVMQIVAVTDPLTVGFTRQAMVGIRVEGDVELVADALAAFDEVDYVVCTAGSFDLLAELVCEDDEHLLEMINKRIRALPGVRSTESFVYLKLRKQTYTWGTR; from the coding sequence GTGGCCAACCGAGACCGGAACGCCAGCGTTCCCCTTGATGCCGCCTCCAAGGCGATCATCGAGCAGCTCCAGGAAGACGGGCGTCGCCCGTACGCCGCCATCGGCAAGGCCGTCGGCCTCTCCGAGGCGGCCGTGCGGCAGCGGGTCCAGAAGCTGCTCGACCAAGGCGTGATGCAGATCGTCGCGGTCACCGACCCCCTCACCGTCGGGTTCACCCGACAGGCGATGGTCGGCATTCGCGTCGAGGGCGACGTCGAGCTCGTCGCCGACGCACTGGCCGCCTTCGACGAGGTCGACTACGTCGTCTGCACCGCCGGCTCGTTCGACCTGCTGGCCGAACTCGTCTGCGAGGACGACGAGCACCTGCTCGAAATGATCAACAAGCGCATCCGCGCCCTTCCCGGCGTGCGGAGCACCGAGAGCTTCGTTTACCTGAAGCTCCGGAAACAGACCTACACCTGGGGCACCCGATGA
- a CDS encoding gamma-aminobutyraldehyde dehydrogenase, whose protein sequence is MSELRTLRNYINGEFVDAADGRTLDIVDPTTGQVYATSPLSGAADVDAAMASAAEAFPLWRDATPSTRQKLLLKIADAVEARADEIVDAECRNTGKPRGLTLSEEIGPMVDQIRFFAGAARLLEGKAAGEYMDGMTSIIRREPVGVCAQVAPWNYPMMMAVWKFAPAIAAGNAVVLKPSDTTPASTVLLAEIIGGVLKDLELPAGIFNVICGDRESGKLMVEHPTPAMASITGSVRAGIQVAESASKDVKRVHLELGGKAPVVVFEDADIAEAVEGISVAGFFNAGQDCTAATRVLVHESIHDDFVTALAKAAADTKTGGIDEEDVLYGPLNNANQLKQVSGFIERLPAHAKVEAGGHRVGEVGYFYAPTVVSGLKQDDEIIQNEVFGPVITVQKFSDEDQAVSYANGVDFALASSVWTKDHARAMRMSRRLDFGCVWINTHIPLVAEMPHGGFKKSGYGKDLSGYGFEDYTRVKHVMTAL, encoded by the coding sequence GTGAGCGAGCTTCGTACGCTGCGCAACTACATCAACGGTGAGTTCGTCGACGCGGCCGACGGCCGCACCCTGGACATCGTCGACCCGACGACCGGCCAGGTGTACGCCACCTCGCCGCTGTCCGGTGCCGCGGACGTCGACGCCGCGATGGCCTCCGCCGCCGAGGCGTTCCCGCTCTGGCGCGATGCCACGCCGAGCACCCGGCAGAAGCTGCTGCTGAAGATCGCCGACGCGGTCGAGGCCCGGGCCGACGAGATCGTGGACGCCGAGTGTCGCAACACCGGCAAGCCGCGCGGGCTGACCCTCTCCGAGGAGATCGGTCCGATGGTGGACCAGATCCGCTTCTTCGCCGGTGCCGCCCGCCTGCTCGAGGGCAAGGCCGCCGGTGAGTACATGGACGGGATGACCTCGATCATCCGCCGCGAGCCGGTCGGCGTCTGCGCCCAGGTCGCGCCGTGGAACTACCCGATGATGATGGCCGTCTGGAAGTTCGCCCCGGCGATCGCCGCCGGCAACGCCGTCGTGCTCAAGCCCTCGGACACCACCCCGGCCTCCACCGTGCTGCTGGCCGAGATCATCGGCGGCGTGCTGAAGGACCTGGAGCTGCCGGCCGGCATCTTCAACGTCATCTGCGGCGACCGCGAGAGCGGCAAGCTGATGGTCGAGCACCCCACCCCGGCGATGGCCTCCATCACCGGCTCCGTCCGGGCCGGCATCCAGGTCGCCGAGTCGGCCTCCAAGGACGTCAAGCGCGTCCACCTGGAGCTGGGCGGCAAGGCCCCGGTCGTGGTCTTCGAGGACGCCGACATCGCCGAGGCCGTCGAGGGCATCTCGGTGGCGGGCTTCTTCAACGCCGGCCAGGACTGCACCGCCGCCACCCGCGTGCTGGTGCACGAGTCGATCCACGACGACTTCGTCACCGCGCTGGCCAAGGCCGCGGCCGACACCAAGACCGGTGGCATCGACGAGGAGGACGTGCTCTACGGCCCCCTCAACAACGCCAACCAGCTGAAGCAGGTCTCCGGCTTCATCGAGCGCCTCCCGGCCCACGCCAAGGTCGAGGCCGGCGGCCACCGGGTCGGCGAGGTCGGCTACTTCTACGCCCCGACCGTCGTCTCCGGCCTGAAGCAGGACGACGAGATCATCCAGAACGAGGTCTTCGGCCCGGTCATCACCGTGCAGAAGTTCTCCGACGAGGACCAGGCCGTCTCCTACGCCAACGGCGTCGACTTCGCCCTCGCCTCCTCGGTCTGGACCAAGGACCACGCCCGCGCCATGCGGATGTCCCGCCGCCTGGACTTCGGCTGCGTCTGGATCAACACCCACATCCCGCTGGTCGCCGAGATGCCGCACGGTGGCTTCAAGAAGTCCGGCTACGGCAAGGACCTCTCCGGCTACGGCTTCGAGGACTACACCCGGGTGAAGCACGTCATGACCGCGCTGTAA
- a CDS encoding aspartate aminotransferase family protein — translation MSIPTADPAAGQAVKAADRAHVFHSWSAQALIDPMPVAGAEGSYFWDYEGNRYLDFSSQLVNTNIGHQHPKVVAAIQEQAAKLCTIAPGFAVDARSEAARLIAERTPGDLNKIFFTNGGAEANENAIRMARLHTGRQKVMSTYRSYHGATANAIALTGDPRRWANETGTSGIVHFWGPYAYRSNFHAENEAQECERALAHLEQVVAFEGPGTIAAIILETVVGTAGILIPPAGYLAGVREICDRYGIVFILDEVMAGFGRTGEWFAADHWGVTPDLLTFAKGVNSGYVPLGGVAISEAIAATFAERPFPGGLTYSGHPLACASAVATINTMAEEGIVEHAKHIGENVLGPALRELAERHPVIGEVRGLGVFWALDLVKNRETREPLVPYNAAGGDNAPMAELAAACKKRGLWPFVNMNRFHVVPPCTVTEEEIREGLAVLDEVLTLTDAHTV, via the coding sequence ATGAGCATCCCCACTGCTGACCCGGCTGCCGGACAGGCTGTCAAGGCCGCCGACCGCGCGCACGTCTTCCACTCGTGGTCCGCCCAGGCGCTGATCGACCCCATGCCGGTGGCCGGTGCCGAGGGCTCGTACTTCTGGGACTACGAGGGCAACCGCTACCTCGACTTCTCCTCGCAGCTGGTGAACACCAACATCGGGCACCAGCACCCGAAGGTGGTCGCGGCCATCCAGGAGCAGGCGGCGAAGCTCTGCACCATCGCGCCCGGCTTCGCCGTGGACGCCCGCAGCGAGGCGGCCCGGCTGATCGCCGAGCGCACCCCGGGCGACCTGAACAAGATCTTCTTCACCAACGGCGGCGCCGAGGCGAACGAGAACGCGATCCGGATGGCCCGGCTGCACACCGGCCGCCAGAAGGTGATGTCCACCTACCGCTCGTACCACGGCGCCACCGCCAACGCGATCGCGCTGACCGGCGACCCCCGCCGCTGGGCCAACGAGACCGGCACCTCGGGCATCGTGCACTTCTGGGGCCCGTACGCCTACCGCTCCAACTTCCACGCCGAGAACGAGGCGCAGGAGTGCGAGCGCGCGCTGGCGCACCTGGAGCAGGTGGTGGCCTTCGAGGGCCCCGGCACCATCGCGGCGATCATCCTGGAGACCGTGGTCGGCACCGCGGGCATCCTGATCCCGCCGGCGGGCTACCTCGCGGGCGTGCGGGAGATCTGCGACCGGTACGGCATCGTCTTCATCCTGGACGAGGTCATGGCCGGCTTCGGCCGGACCGGTGAGTGGTTCGCCGCCGACCACTGGGGTGTCACCCCGGACCTCCTCACCTTCGCCAAGGGCGTCAACTCCGGGTACGTGCCGCTGGGCGGCGTGGCGATCTCCGAGGCGATCGCGGCCACCTTCGCCGAGCGCCCCTTCCCGGGCGGGCTCACCTACTCGGGCCACCCGCTGGCCTGCGCCTCGGCGGTGGCGACGATCAACACGATGGCCGAGGAGGGCATCGTGGAGCACGCCAAGCACATCGGCGAGAACGTGCTCGGCCCCGCCCTGCGCGAGCTGGCGGAGCGTCACCCTGTGATCGGCGAGGTGCGCGGCCTGGGCGTCTTCTGGGCGCTCGACCTGGTGAAGAACCGCGAGACCCGCGAGCCGCTGGTGCCGTACAACGCGGCCGGCGGGGACAACGCGCCGATGGCCGAGCTCGCCGCCGCCTGCAAGAAGCGCGGCCTGTGGCCGTTCGTGAACATGAACCGCTTCCACGTCGTGCCGCCGTGCACCGTCACCGAGGAGGAGATCCGCGAGGGTCTCGCCGTCCTCGACGAGGTGCTCACCCTGACGGACGCGCACACCGTCTGA
- a CDS encoding spermidine/putrescine ABC transporter substrate-binding protein — MRRATLSRRAALGAAGLLGLGSLSACGIPAAYVPEERRSATDRSERDKKLTFSNWTQYIDVDKAGKRPTLEEFQRRTGIDVTYTEDINDNDEFFGKISPVLAQGGDPGRDLMVISDWMAGRYVALGWVQTLDRANLPNVTKYLDPQLSHPAFDPERSHSVPWQSGLTGIAYNRKTLGREIKKTSDLWAPDLKGRVTLFAGMDEALGLLMLANGADIARFTTDDAHKAMSQVQKLVDTKHIRRFTGNDYTSDLASGAAVACQAYSGDAIQLKAQNPDIEFVVPEEGAELWAESLMIPNRADHKVNAEKLIDYYYQPEVAAELAAFVQYICPVPAAREVLAKSEDPDTAALADEPLMFPGDEIRARLRTMRDVSAAERPGLHQIWGQVAGV, encoded by the coding sequence ATGCGTCGTGCCACCCTGTCCCGCCGCGCCGCCCTCGGCGCCGCCGGTCTGCTCGGTCTGGGCAGCCTGTCGGCCTGCGGCATCCCCGCCGCGTACGTCCCGGAGGAGCGGCGCAGCGCGACCGACCGCTCGGAGCGGGACAAGAAGCTGACCTTCTCCAACTGGACGCAGTACATCGACGTCGACAAGGCCGGGAAGCGGCCCACCCTGGAGGAGTTCCAGCGGCGCACCGGCATCGACGTCACGTACACCGAGGACATCAACGACAACGACGAGTTCTTCGGCAAGATCAGCCCGGTGCTGGCCCAGGGCGGCGACCCGGGCCGCGACCTGATGGTGATCAGCGACTGGATGGCCGGCCGGTACGTGGCGCTCGGCTGGGTGCAGACGCTGGACAGGGCCAACCTGCCGAACGTCACCAAGTACCTGGACCCGCAGCTCAGCCACCCGGCCTTCGACCCGGAGCGCTCGCACTCGGTGCCGTGGCAGTCGGGTCTGACCGGCATCGCGTACAACCGCAAGACGCTCGGCCGGGAGATCAAGAAGACCTCGGACCTGTGGGCGCCCGACCTCAAGGGGCGGGTCACGCTGTTCGCCGGGATGGACGAGGCGCTCGGGCTGCTGATGCTGGCCAACGGCGCGGACATCGCCAGGTTCACCACCGACGACGCGCACAAGGCGATGAGCCAGGTGCAGAAGCTGGTGGACACCAAGCACATCCGCCGGTTCACCGGCAACGACTACACCAGCGACCTGGCCTCGGGCGCGGCGGTGGCCTGCCAGGCGTACTCCGGGGACGCGATCCAGCTCAAGGCGCAGAACCCGGACATCGAGTTCGTGGTGCCCGAGGAGGGCGCCGAGCTGTGGGCCGAGAGCCTGATGATCCCCAACAGGGCGGACCACAAGGTCAACGCCGAGAAGCTGATCGACTACTACTACCAGCCCGAGGTGGCCGCCGAGCTGGCCGCCTTCGTGCAGTACATCTGCCCGGTGCCGGCCGCCCGCGAGGTGCTGGCCAAGAGCGAGGACCCGGACACCGCCGCGCTGGCCGACGAGCCGCTGATGTTCCCCGGCGACGAGATCCGGGCCCGGCTGCGCACCATGCGCGACGTCTCCGCGGCCGAGCGGCCGGGCCTGCACCAGATCTGGGGCCAGGTCGCCGGGGTGTAG